The proteins below come from a single Treponema phagedenis genomic window:
- a CDS encoding helix-turn-helix domain-containing protein — MKIFNPARLTQARNWNNYTLDYLAGMLGVTKASVSLYEKGARNPDAFVQIRLAEALGFPIEFFYKPSFDTSNARISYRKNSSTKKKEKQRAELLKQFSIEFIAMLSGYVSFKESTIKPIDISCEELSSEDIEDVAVTLRKTFNAGLGPIQNLMIFLENRGAIIFLYDNSIIEIDGFSCMYASQPFIYINTDYPWDRMRFTLAHELGHIILHSGIDETKTQSFDFYKMIERQANVFAGAFLFPKESFRREFRGIDNRFLLETKKKWGLSKAAIVKRAHSLKLIGDTQKISFFTGQSRRKERKEEEGSKIREKEAPFLVKTVVNTLLEQHIDSYSLISRCGFPDELLQIISANTLVAKDEEKQTLPFKLNF; from the coding sequence GTGAAAATTTTTAATCCGGCGCGGCTAACGCAGGCTAGAAATTGGAATAATTATACGCTTGATTATTTAGCCGGAATGCTTGGCGTTACAAAGGCTTCTGTCAGTTTGTATGAAAAAGGAGCGCGCAATCCTGATGCCTTTGTTCAAATACGGCTTGCCGAAGCTTTAGGTTTTCCAATTGAATTTTTTTATAAACCATCATTTGATACCTCTAATGCCCGCATTTCATATCGAAAAAATAGCTCAACTAAAAAAAAGGAGAAGCAGAGGGCGGAACTTTTAAAGCAGTTTTCAATTGAGTTTATTGCTATGCTTTCAGGTTATGTTTCCTTTAAAGAAAGTACTATCAAGCCGATTGATATTTCTTGTGAAGAATTATCAAGCGAAGATATTGAAGATGTCGCAGTAACATTACGAAAAACGTTTAATGCCGGCTTAGGGCCTATACAAAATTTGATGATTTTTCTTGAAAATAGAGGTGCTATTATTTTTTTGTACGATAATTCAATTATCGAAATAGATGGTTTTTCCTGTATGTATGCATCGCAACCGTTTATATATATTAATACTGACTACCCATGGGACAGAATGCGCTTCACGCTTGCCCATGAATTAGGACACATCATATTACATTCGGGTATTGATGAGACAAAAACTCAAAGCTTTGACTTTTATAAAATGATAGAAAGGCAAGCAAATGTATTTGCAGGGGCTTTTTTATTTCCTAAAGAATCTTTTAGAAGAGAATTCAGGGGAATTGATAACAGATTTTTACTTGAAACAAAAAAAAAGTGGGGCCTTTCCAAAGCCGCCATTGTTAAGAGAGCTCATTCATTAAAACTCATTGGAGATACTCAAAAGATATCCTTTTTTACCGGGCAAAGCCGGCGAAAAGAGCGTAAAGAGGAAGAAGGTTCAAAAATCCGAGAAAAGGAAGCCCCTTTTTTAGTTAAGACGGTAGTCAATACCTTACTCGAGCAGCACATTGACAGTTATTCATTAATAAGCCGCTGTGGGTTTCCCGATGAACTTTTACAAATAATTTCCGCAAATACACTTGTTGCAAAGGATGAAGAAAAACAAACTTTACCGTTTAAACTCAATTTCTAA
- a CDS encoding restriction endonuclease subunit S encodes MSKRLSLNDVEWGEFRIKELFDVKGTVTTHPSVLIAGGKTPRITCAGTNNALDNFYKNNPTEKGEVLTVDSATDGYVFYQKNDFLATDHVEVISRKDDKPISKELGLFLKSVIDKSKGEKFGYGYKFSQTRIRQQIIKIPVDQNGEPNWQFMEDYIKQEQKIIAQKVIDYYEQKMLETAFDLVGLEDVKWKNFKLGSLFTFERKPSKGLNHLDTDKNRGISYLGATNKNNGVLEFVDPISNLVYRGNCIAFIRNGEGSMGYSVYKKENFMATQDISVGYNENLNQYNGMFITTVADRVRGKYNFGYKRNQSRLENEILTLPADKNGNPHWEYMSKFMQKLEVEKISNFLPYIYIYI; translated from the coding sequence ATGAGTAAAAGGTTGTCATTAAATGATGTAGAGTGGGGAGAGTTTAGAATTAAAGAATTATTTGATGTAAAAGGCACAGTCACTACGCACCCTTCTGTATTAATAGCAGGAGGAAAAACTCCTAGAATTACTTGCGCAGGCACTAATAATGCATTAGATAACTTTTATAAAAACAATCCAACAGAAAAAGGCGAAGTCTTAACGGTAGATAGTGCAACAGATGGATATGTCTTTTATCAGAAAAATGATTTTTTGGCAACAGATCACGTTGAGGTAATTTCGAGAAAAGATGATAAGCCTATTTCTAAAGAACTAGGTTTATTTTTAAAAAGTGTGATTGACAAGTCAAAGGGCGAAAAATTTGGGTATGGATATAAATTTAGTCAAACTAGGATTAGGCAACAAATCATAAAGATTCCTGTCGATCAAAACGGCGAGCCTAACTGGCAATTTATGGAAGATTACATCAAGCAGGAGCAAAAGATAATAGCTCAAAAAGTTATAGATTATTATGAACAAAAAATGCTTGAGACTGCTTTTGATTTGGTAGGTCTAGAAGATGTTAAGTGGAAGAATTTTAAACTTGGGTCATTATTTACGTTTGAAAGAAAACCGTCTAAAGGATTAAATCACTTGGATACAGACAAAAATAGAGGCATTAGTTATTTAGGAGCAACAAATAAAAATAATGGAGTTTTAGAATTTGTAGATCCAATTTCTAACTTAGTATATAGAGGTAATTGTATTGCCTTCATTCGAAATGGAGAAGGTTCAATGGGATATTCTGTATACAAGAAAGAAAACTTTATGGCAACTCAGGATATCTCAGTAGGATATAATGAGAATTTAAATCAATATAATGGCATGTTTATTACTACCGTTGCTGATAGAGTCAGAGGTAAGTATAATTTTGGGTATAAGAGAAATCAATCTCGTTTAGAAAATGAAATTTTAACACTTCCAGCAGATAAAAACGGCAATCCTCATTGGGAGTATATGAGTAAGTTTATGCAGAAGCTGGAAGTGGAAAAAATAAGCAATTTCCTTCCATATATATATATATATATATAG
- a CDS encoding restriction endonuclease subunit S, with product MQYKEKMIPLEQKTWSEFSISQLFNVYTGRDIIISKLEKGIYPVVSHTIENNGINFFTKNLENRRLFKHDNTISLADRGNFHSFVQPHNFYIGTRVKALEYTADNLNKDVLMFISQMINKQKVRFSYGFNATDKVENLKIMLPVTIEGKPDYDYMKKYIPIQEIKEIYKALQYLHTSY from the coding sequence ATGCAATATAAAGAAAAAATGATACCGCTCGAGCAAAAAACTTGGTCGGAATTTTCTATAAGCCAATTATTTAATGTTTACACGGGAAGAGATATAATAATTTCAAAATTAGAAAAAGGTATATATCCTGTTGTATCTCACACAATAGAAAATAATGGAATAAATTTCTTTACTAAAAATTTAGAAAACAGAAGACTGTTCAAGCATGATAATACAATATCATTGGCAGATAGGGGTAATTTTCATTCATTTGTACAACCGCATAATTTTTATATTGGAACAAGAGTGAAAGCCCTAGAATATACCGCAGATAATCTTAATAAAGATGTTTTAATGTTTATCAGCCAAATGATAAATAAACAGAAAGTTAGATTTTCTTATGGATTTAATGCGACAGATAAAGTGGAAAATTTAAAAATAATGCTCCCTGTAACTATCGAAGGAAAACCTGATTACGACTACATGAAAAAATACATACCAATCCAAGAAATAAAAGAAATATACAAAGCTCTACAGTATTTACATACAAGCTACTAG
- a CDS encoding protein-export chaperone SecB → MDQSSSIKSSFQLIDYKIDQINFSLTPETQFLAEDHGNKLFDIEFMFRDPQKFIDNEETYYVNGIQMLLKVLVNEEVMANGTFSISGLFKTTGEFSQDIEQRLVKEQIPAILFPYLRAAVTNILASAGFGSAILPLVNIQKMAGSLNLEIIEKKHDNK, encoded by the coding sequence ATGGATCAGTCTAGCAGCATAAAATCAAGTTTTCAACTTATAGACTATAAAATTGATCAAATAAATTTTTCTCTCACGCCGGAAACTCAATTTCTTGCAGAGGATCACGGAAATAAGCTATTCGATATTGAATTTATGTTTAGAGACCCTCAAAAATTTATAGATAACGAAGAAACATATTACGTAAACGGTATACAGATGCTTCTAAAAGTCTTAGTCAATGAAGAAGTTATGGCAAATGGCACATTCTCGATATCAGGCTTGTTTAAAACAACAGGAGAATTTTCACAAGATATTGAACAAAGACTTGTCAAAGAACAAATACCGGCTATTTTATTCCCGTATTTACGTGCCGCTGTTACTAACATACTCGCATCAGCCGGTTTCGGAAGTGCTATCCTCCCTCTTGTCAATATTCAAAAGATGGCAGGATCATTGAACTTGGAAATAATCGAAAAAAAACATGACAATAAATAA
- a CDS encoding tyrosine-type recombinase/integrase codes for MRKEWYTYLRNGFIYVQFINKITGKKMTAKSTRTRDPAKAEKIIHQWYYNQDSFFNIKQKDDKIGIIELAVENATHRALQKAVPIDIQHDEKLIASLSQTIDQTVSETLSKFFVDAAIKGEDKKSIQNQIRAIESIEEKSAEMREPGEKFDGVTFKDYLFNFFDYDKSPYITQLQQRGKSLPMRPRFRNMFLTFRLYERFFSNTLLADIEADEINSILGAIKNTGNLADSSMCALVSSICQALKFAYENDVISHLITSKITRFSKKNKKKEIFTNSELKRIFDERENVFNNERYALINELLFKTGCRIGEILALQIKDFRQTLNGYELFIGSNYDFREHALGPTKTKREDVVPITKKLGEKLIHCIEQSPFKDDPEAFIFYSPKFGKSKPLSYAIVNRDFQIAMKKLGITRKNLTLHSYRHTYASMLRDAGYSDSELQYLTRHDSIDLVYHYANHVTPAMQRKKIAAAELIDELA; via the coding sequence ATGAGGAAGGAATGGTATACGTATCTACGCAATGGATTTATCTATGTACAATTCATTAATAAAATAACCGGTAAAAAGATGACGGCAAAAAGTACCCGAACGCGAGACCCTGCTAAAGCTGAGAAGATAATACATCAATGGTACTACAATCAAGACAGTTTTTTTAATATCAAGCAAAAAGACGATAAAATCGGTATAATAGAACTTGCCGTTGAAAATGCAACGCATCGAGCATTGCAAAAAGCGGTGCCTATCGATATTCAACATGATGAAAAACTTATTGCTTCTCTTTCGCAAACAATTGATCAAACAGTGAGCGAAACATTGAGCAAGTTTTTTGTTGATGCTGCAATAAAGGGAGAAGATAAAAAATCGATACAAAACCAAATACGCGCAATAGAAAGCATTGAAGAAAAAAGCGCAGAAATGAGAGAGCCCGGTGAGAAGTTTGATGGGGTTACTTTTAAGGACTATCTGTTTAATTTTTTTGATTACGACAAAAGTCCGTATATTACGCAATTACAACAACGTGGCAAGTCTCTGCCGATGCGGCCGCGATTTAGAAATATGTTTTTGACATTCAGGCTCTATGAGCGTTTTTTTAGTAACACACTGCTTGCAGATATTGAAGCGGATGAGATTAATAGTATTTTAGGAGCGATAAAAAATACCGGAAATCTTGCGGATTCTTCAATGTGCGCTTTGGTTAGCAGTATTTGTCAAGCACTCAAGTTTGCGTACGAAAATGATGTCATTTCGCATTTGATAACCAGCAAAATTACGCGGTTCTCAAAGAAAAATAAGAAAAAAGAAATTTTTACTAATTCTGAACTTAAAAGAATTTTTGATGAGCGTGAGAATGTTTTTAATAATGAGCGGTATGCGCTTATTAATGAGCTTTTGTTTAAAACCGGCTGCCGCATTGGCGAAATTCTTGCATTACAAATAAAAGATTTCCGCCAAACCTTAAACGGATATGAGCTTTTTATCGGCAGCAATTATGACTTTAGAGAGCATGCGTTAGGGCCGACAAAAACAAAGCGGGAAGATGTTGTGCCGATAACAAAGAAACTTGGTGAAAAGCTTATACACTGTATTGAACAAAGTCCGTTCAAGGATGACCCCGAAGCGTTTATTTTTTATTCGCCGAAATTCGGTAAAAGCAAACCGCTGTCTTATGCAATCGTCAATCGTGATTTTCAAATTGCTATGAAAAAACTTGGAATTACGCGTAAGAATCTTACACTTCACAGTTACAGGCATACGTATGCGTCCATGTTGCGCGATGCCGGTTATTCCGATTCTGAATTGCAGTATCTAACTCGGCACGATAGCATTGACTTAGTATACCATTATGCCAATCATGTAACGCCGGCAATGCAACGAAAAAAAATAGCGGCTGCCGAGTTGATAGACGAGCTTGCGTAA
- a CDS encoding PBECR2 nuclease fold domain-containing protein, which produces MRIVIDADASKQIIHTLKRLSEQQQFHEVLKLMQKTFVEGKHPRDEEGRFASKGGYVRAKRLKLKEKLKDYVGKDIKNEKTGIPAYISNESINKISSEKAIEKTKANGFTVDDHFYAASNIVPLFKKADLRGVYKDKNNSKDIVSIKRFNCRFRLPSGVAANAYITVKEARISGHKIYSLEVMELEKALKNEGLGMAVRKSNATCIPENTPPRTFSIPDSQKKARERETHQTDEQQQFHEILERMQKTFNEAEHPRDEAGRFTDKGPVSKEVHKTRQRLRAVFTDKAVPMPDIPFTRENYNKLFPRNRIDTPLGSVKLGEHQFEKLQALGRNYLLGAVATTLKNPVAIIREERDGRKSNLYVKSFIKDKKNKIVQSVVIDIDGQHISISTHEKDVSNVLNKIETVGQLIYIDSQPDRMAEQHHLSDESVVNPTRKQEKALKSCTTSIPHSQKKARAQNAALPKDFVSRCNMVSIQLMLLKWDIAAIQEETDRRNNMYDLLLKSFNKIVQELKKTQGSKQRRL; this is translated from the coding sequence ATGAGAATAGTAATAGACGCTGATGCTTCAAAACAGATTATACATACTCTCAAAAGATTATCAGAGCAGCAGCAGTTTCATGAAGTGTTAAAGCTTATGCAGAAGACTTTTGTAGAAGGCAAACACCCGCGCGATGAAGAGGGAAGGTTTGCTTCAAAGGGCGGTTATGTGCGGGCAAAGCGGCTTAAATTAAAAGAGAAGTTAAAAGACTATGTTGGAAAGGATATTAAAAATGAAAAAACAGGAATACCGGCGTATATATCAAATGAAAGTATAAATAAAATTTCAAGTGAAAAAGCAATAGAAAAAACAAAAGCAAACGGCTTTACTGTTGATGACCATTTTTATGCGGCAAGTAACATAGTTCCATTATTTAAAAAAGCTGATTTAAGGGGAGTGTATAAAGATAAAAATAACAGCAAGGATATTGTTTCAATAAAGCGGTTTAATTGCAGGTTTAGATTGCCGAGTGGTGTGGCAGCAAATGCTTATATTACTGTAAAGGAAGCTAGGATAAGTGGACATAAAATATATTCACTTGAAGTAATGGAATTAGAAAAAGCCCTCAAAAACGAGGGCTTGGGTATGGCGGTTAGAAAATCTAACGCAACATGTATCCCTGAGAATACACCACCACGCACTTTTAGTATACCAGATTCACAAAAAAAAGCAAGAGAGCGAGAGACCCATCAAACAGATGAGCAGCAGCAGTTTCATGAAATATTAGAGCGAATGCAGAAGACTTTTAATGAGGCGGAACACCCGCGAGACGAGGCGGGACGGTTTACGGATAAGGGACCCGTAAGCAAGGAAGTGCATAAAACACGGCAGCGTTTACGAGCGGTATTTACGGATAAAGCGGTTCCAATGCCGGATATTCCGTTTACCCGAGAAAATTATAATAAACTGTTTCCGAGAAATAGAATTGATACGCCTTTAGGATCAGTAAAACTTGGAGAACATCAATTTGAAAAACTGCAAGCACTTGGGCGTAATTATTTATTGGGTGCGGTTGCCACAACGTTAAAAAATCCTGTAGCGATTATTCGAGAAGAGCGGGACGGGAGAAAATCAAACCTATATGTAAAATCGTTTATAAAGGACAAAAAAAATAAAATAGTGCAGTCGGTTGTAATTGATATTGACGGACAGCATATTTCAATATCAACACATGAAAAGGATGTAAGTAACGTTTTAAACAAAATAGAAACGGTCGGTCAGCTTATCTATATAGACAGCCAACCCGACCGAATGGCTGAGCAGCATCATCTAAGCGATGAGTCGGTGGTCAACCCAACCAGGAAGCAAGAGAAAGCTCTCAAGTCCTGCACTACAAGTATACCACATTCACAAAAAAAAGCAAGGGCGCAAAATGCAGCCTTGCCGAAGGATTTTGTATCGAGGTGTAACATGGTAAGCATTCAGCTTATGCTTTTGAAGTGGGATATAGCCGCAATACAGGAAGAAACAGACCGCCGTAATAATATGTATGACTTGCTTTTAAAGTCTTTTAATAAAATTGTGCAGGAATTAAAAAAAACACAAGGTAGTAAACAAAGGAGGCTATGA
- a CDS encoding leucine-rich repeat domain-containing protein, which yields MITINGTEITELTYNGVEIEKALCNGVVVFEKKRENIIRMKTSADSINLRVTTKDGSPRELWNDGKKIAEMQSDTYQTVSIQNNAEEITIKGYDIQELDCDNNRLTTLNISGCTSLRQLVCFNNKLTTLNASGCTSLQWLDCSNNQLTTLNASGCTSLQWLYCDNNKLISLDVSGCTSLQRLDCNNNKLSAEVFKKLFEDLPERKEKDGRVLLYKDGDSNYKDFTQPPELAAAFKAAKEKGWKFYKNNWSTEI from the coding sequence ATGATAACGATAAACGGAACGGAAATAACAGAACTAACATATAATGGTGTAGAGATAGAAAAGGCTCTCTGTAACGGCGTGGTTGTATTCGAAAAAAAGAGAGAAAACATTATAAGAATGAAAACGTCTGCGGATAGTATTAATCTGCGTGTTACAACAAAAGACGGCAGCCCGCGTGAACTGTGGAACGACGGCAAGAAAATTGCGGAGATGCAAAGCGACACGTATCAAACAGTTAGTATCCAGAATAACGCAGAAGAGATAACCATTAAGGGGTATGACATACAAGAGCTGGACTGCGACAACAATCGACTGACCACATTAAACATAAGCGGATGTACAAGTTTGCGACAGCTGGTCTGCTTCAACAATAAACTGACCACATTAAACGCAAGCGGTTGTACAAGCCTGCAATGGCTGGACTGCTCCAACAATCAGCTAACCACATTAAACGCAAGCGGTTGTACAAGCCTGCAATGGCTGTACTGCGACAACAACAAACTAATCTCATTAGACGTAAGTGGTTGTACAAGCCTGCAACGACTGGACTGCAACAACAATAAACTAAGTGCCGAAGTTTTCAAAAAACTTTTTGAAGATTTGCCTGAACGCAAAGAGAAAGATGGAAGGGTATTGTTATATAAAGACGGCGATAGCAACTACAAGGATTTTACGCAGCCTCCCGAACTTGCAGCCGCCTTTAAAGCTGCAAAAGAGAAAGGTTGGAAGTTCTATAAAAATAACTGGAGTACAGAAATATAA
- a CDS encoding HsdM family class I SAM-dependent methyltransferase, with the protein MARKETVTDLWVSKLLEEARIPFYPQGSNIKEIATALKTASKSGTGKSGFPEYTAVIKDFLLVIEDKADIAKHEKKTKNNTLADDKDAVVNYAVNGAIFYGKHLATHTNYKKILSIGISGDEKRHKISPFFIDERGYHTKLPEIETLISFNEQNIDEYYIKEILKERTDFEKTTAEILREAQSLHEDLRNYGSIQDKDKPLVVSGILLALREIEYRNFDINNLIGDKKKTDGQKIYNAIKDNLARANVSPEVKKDKLLTQFAVIKDTAKINEVNVGLGKTPLKHYTEFLYKSIYQNIRYNTSAEDFLGRFYGEFTSYSGGDGQALGIILTPRHITELFCNLADLKPNDKVFDPCCGTAGFLIAAMHNMLLKAKTLDEKNDIKKKQLFGIEIQSYMFTIATTNMILRGDGKSNLYNKDFLNENPFDLQKEGYTVGMMNPPYSQGSKQNPDLYEIAFTEHLLNSVTEGGKVIVIVPQSSMTGKTTEEKNIKTNILKKHTLEGVITLNKNTFYGVGTNPCIAIFTAHIPHSENKVCKFINFEDDGYEVAKHIGLVDNGSAKDKKQHLLDVWFDRTDAPTKFCVKTTIEPDDEWLHSFYYFNDEIPSEEDFRNTIADYITFEVNMITHGRGYLFGFDEKEVKEEYPKYKNHLSLKVAQEDGDYNE; encoded by the coding sequence ATGGCAAGAAAAGAGACAGTAACTGATTTATGGGTAAGCAAATTATTAGAAGAAGCGCGCATACCATTTTATCCGCAGGGTAGCAATATAAAAGAAATAGCAACCGCTTTAAAAACAGCATCTAAAAGCGGCACCGGCAAATCAGGCTTTCCTGAATATACGGCAGTAATAAAAGATTTTTTACTTGTCATTGAGGACAAAGCGGATATTGCAAAGCACGAAAAAAAAACAAAAAACAACACACTTGCCGATGACAAAGATGCAGTAGTCAATTATGCGGTAAACGGGGCAATCTTCTACGGTAAACACCTTGCCACTCATACAAATTATAAAAAAATACTATCAATCGGAATTTCCGGAGATGAAAAACGACATAAAATATCTCCCTTTTTTATTGATGAAAGAGGATATCATACAAAACTGCCTGAAATTGAAACTCTTATATCATTTAACGAACAAAATATTGACGAATATTATATTAAAGAAATATTAAAAGAAAGAACAGATTTTGAAAAAACAACCGCAGAGATATTAAGGGAAGCTCAAAGCCTGCATGAAGACTTGCGAAATTACGGCAGCATTCAAGATAAAGACAAGCCACTAGTTGTCTCCGGCATTTTACTTGCTTTGCGTGAAATTGAGTATCGCAATTTTGATATAAACAATCTTATCGGTGATAAAAAGAAAACAGACGGGCAAAAAATCTATAACGCAATAAAGGACAACTTAGCAAGGGCTAATGTTTCGCCTGAAGTAAAAAAAGACAAACTGCTTACTCAATTTGCGGTTATTAAAGATACCGCTAAAATAAACGAAGTGAATGTGGGACTTGGGAAAACACCATTAAAACATTATACCGAGTTTTTATACAAGAGCATTTATCAAAACATTAGATATAACACATCTGCTGAAGATTTTTTAGGAAGATTTTACGGGGAGTTCACGTCCTATTCTGGCGGAGACGGACAAGCACTCGGAATTATTTTAACTCCCCGTCATATAACAGAATTATTTTGCAATTTAGCCGACTTAAAACCTAATGATAAAGTTTTTGACCCCTGTTGCGGAACCGCAGGTTTTTTAATTGCAGCTATGCACAATATGCTTTTAAAGGCAAAAACACTTGATGAAAAAAATGACATCAAAAAAAAGCAGCTATTTGGTATAGAAATACAGAGCTATATGTTTACCATAGCTACTACGAATATGATTTTACGAGGAGACGGAAAAAGCAATCTATACAACAAAGATTTTTTAAACGAAAATCCTTTTGATCTGCAAAAAGAAGGCTATACTGTCGGTATGATGAACCCGCCGTATTCTCAAGGCTCAAAACAAAATCCTGATTTATATGAAATAGCTTTTACGGAACACCTACTCAATTCCGTTACCGAAGGAGGAAAAGTAATTGTTATTGTTCCGCAAAGCTCAATGACAGGCAAAACGACAGAAGAAAAAAACATAAAAACAAATATCCTAAAAAAACACACACTGGAAGGCGTAATTACCTTAAACAAAAATACTTTTTACGGTGTCGGCACAAATCCGTGCATTGCAATATTTACAGCACACATTCCGCATTCAGAAAATAAAGTATGTAAATTTATCAACTTTGAAGATGACGGATATGAGGTTGCAAAACATATCGGTTTAGTTGATAATGGAAGTGCTAAAGATAAAAAGCAACATTTATTGGATGTCTGGTTCGACAGAACAGACGCACCGACAAAGTTCTGCGTAAAAACAACGATTGAGCCAGATGATGAATGGCTACATTCCTTTTACTATTTTAATGATGAAATTCCTTCCGAAGAAGATTTTAGAAATACAATCGCCGACTATATTACCTTTGAAGTAAATATGATTACTCATGGCAGAGGTTATCTATTTGGTTTTGATGAAAAAGAAGTAAAAGAGGAGTATCCAAAATATAAAAATCACTTAAGCCTTAAAGTTGCGCAAGAGGATGGTGATTATAATGAGTAA